From a region of the Rhipicephalus microplus isolate Deutch F79 unplaced genomic scaffold, USDA_Rmic scaffold_13, whole genome shotgun sequence genome:
- the LOC142783984 gene encoding uncharacterized protein LOC142783984, whose amino-acid sequence MSLFAQNLDASAKERYIKKVELCGGVDPLSITSNKTAFILALVLKAELWDIKDYIVHATSFITHEKLKAMKLLLSHNYLTSRFVQEPQLLHRVKHSKAISSQPLVPWLLVKQDGMVEAAHCTCMVGLGEACSHIGVLILYTEVASSFRDGQACT is encoded by the exons ATGAGTTTGTTTGCGCAAAATTTAGACGCGAGTGCGAAGGAGCGCTACATCAAGAAAGTGGAGCTTTGCGGTGGCGTCGATCCTCTTTCGATCACATCCAACAAAACAGCGTTTATTCTCGCGCTCGTACTCAAGGCAGAACTTTGGGACATTAAAGACTACATCGTGCACGCAACGAGTTTCATCACTCACGAAAAGCTGAAAGCAATGAAGTTGCTCCTGTCACATAATTACCTGACTAGCAGATTCGTGCAAGAGCCCCAGCT CCTC CACAGG GTTAAACACTCCAAGGCGATTTCATCTCAGCCGCTGGTGCCGTGGCTTCTTGTGAAGCAAGATGGAATGGTCGAAGCTGCACACTGCACTTGCATGGTTGGTCTCGGCGAAGCCTGCTCACACATTGGTGTGCTGATCCTCTATACAGAGGTAGCCTCAAGCTTCCGGGATGGTCAGGCTTGCACTTAA